One part of the Lycium ferocissimum isolate CSIRO_LF1 chromosome 8, AGI_CSIRO_Lferr_CH_V1, whole genome shotgun sequence genome encodes these proteins:
- the LOC132067178 gene encoding uncharacterized protein LOC132067178 has product MATTNTFREILMTLPGWFYPMNDDLSSFSWSGSCHVVARLVNIYTNLRGESLKLAIRIYLHFKATDALRSNDGCSQAGKDSSYESLTMSQQLNKAHEVVPACNRYALLFHGLAVTHNKSWKILHWRFRKSAHLKLDVLLLWFI; this is encoded by the exons ATGGCCACGACAAATACCTTTCGAGAAATTTTGATGACACTCCCGG GTTGGTTTTACCCGATGAATGATGAtttatcttcattttcttgGAGTGGTTCTTGCCATGTTGTTGCAAG ATTAgtcaacatatatacaaatctgAGAGGGGAAAGTTTGAAGCTCGCTATTCGAATTTACTTACATTTTAAAGCGACGGATGCTTTGCGGTCAAATGATGGATGTTCTCAAGCTGGCAAAGATAGTAGCTATGAAAGTTTAACTATGTCACAACAGCTTAACAAAGCTCATGAAGTTGTACCGGCATGTAACAGATATGCTTTATTGTTTCATGGGTTGGCTGTGACTCACAACAAATCATGGAAGATCTTGCATTGGAGGTTCAGAAA GTCTGCTCATTTGAAGTTGGATGTTTTGCTGTTGTGGTTCATTTGA